In Sciurus carolinensis unplaced genomic scaffold, mSciCar1.2, whole genome shotgun sequence, a single window of DNA contains:
- the LOC124975131 gene encoding zinc finger X-linked protein ZXDB-like, translated as MEIPRLLPARGTRQGSSGYCPAGGGGVHRGPDPPAGQAPARRLLLLRGAQDGGPVPRSEEARRASRGRGPGPGPSPLAPRPNHPSGGGDDFFLVLLDPVGGDVETSGTDQAEGPVWREEAEAGLGPQGGESSANPAGRPALGPGCLSAAQAPAPAPVPVPVPVPVPVPIPIPAPAPGPGHGAAFAGTITIHNQDLLLRFENGVLTLTTPPLPAWEPGVPPFPQPGGLIAPPAGFPHAAQLGDCPELPPELLLAEPAEPAPTPAPEEEAEGRAAAQSPRGPLGPAPGVVLYLCPEAQCGQTFAKKHQLKVHLLTHSSSQGQRPFKCPLGGCGWTFTTSYKLKRHLQSHDKLRPFGCPVEGCGKSFTTVYNLKAHMKGHEQENSFKCEVCEESFPTQAKLSAHQRSHFEPERPYQCAFSGCKKTFITVSALFSHNRAHFREQELFACSFPGCSKQYDKACRLKIHLRSHTGERPFLCDFEGCGWNFTSMSKLLRHKRKHDDDRRFTCPVEGCGKSFTRAEHLKGHSITHLGTKPFVCPVEGCCARFSARSSLYIHSKKHLQDVETWKSRCPVSTCNKLFTSKHSMKTHMAKRHNLGQDLLAQLEAANSLTPSSELTSQGHNDLSDAEIVSFFSDAPGKSSAAVLDTALVNSGILTIDVASVSSTLAGNLPANNNNSPGQAVDPRALMATSDLPQSLDTSLFFGTTAAALQQSPLDMDDVSSVSVGPLGSLGSLAMKSSSPEPQTLTPSNKLTVDTEALIPSSTLCENSVSELLTPTKADWNVHPDSDFFGQEEETQFGFPNPAGNHGPQKETDLITVTGSPFLV; from the coding sequence ATGGAAATCCCGAGGCTGCTCCCGGCTCGCGGGACACGACAGGGCAGCAGCGGCTATTGCCCCGCGGGCGGCGGCGGGGTCCACCGAGGCCCTGACCCGCCGGCTGGTCAGGCCCCCGCGCGCCGCCTTCTACTGCTCCGGGGGGCCCAAGATGGCGGGCCCGTGCCGCGGAGCGAGGAGGCCCGCAGGGCCTCACGGGGCCGGGGCCCGGGCCCAGGCCCGAGCCCGTTGGCGCCTAGGCCGAATCACCCGAGCGGCGGCGGCGACGACTTCTTCCTGGTGCTGCTTGACCCGGTGGGTGGCGACGTGGAGACCTCGGGCACCGATCAGGCTGAAGGGCCCGTGTGGAGGGAGGAGGCCGAGGCGGGCCTGGGGCCCCAGGGGGGCGAGAGCAGCGCGAACCCCGCGGGCCGCCCTGCGCTGGGCCCCGGCTGCCTGTCCGCGGCCcaggccccggccccggccccggtcCCCGTCCCTGTCCCCGTCCCCGTCCCGGTCCCGATCCCGATCCCGGCTCCAGCCCCAGGCCCGGGCCACGGGGCGGCCTTCGCAGGCACCATCACCATCCATAACCAGGACCTGCTGTTGCGTTTTGAGAACGGCGTCCTCACCCTGACCACGCCCCCGCTACCGGCCTGGGAGCCGGGGGTCCCGCCTTTCCCGCAGCCTGGGGGTCTGATCGCCCCGCCAGCCGGGTTCCCGCACGCCGCGCAGCTGGGTGACTGCCCAGAGCTGCCGCCCGAGCTCCTGCTGGCCGAGCCGGCGGAACCCGCGCCGACCCCGGCGccggaggaggaggctgagggccGGGCCGCCGCCCAGAGCCCTCGCGGGCCGCTGGGCCCGGCCCCAGGCGTGGTGCTGTACCTGTGCCCCGAGGCGCAGTGCGGACAAACCTTCGCCAAGAAGCACCAGCTGAAGGTGCACCTGCTGACTCACAGCAGCAGCCAGGGCCAGAGGCCCTTCAAGTGCCCCCTGGGCGGCTGCGGCTGGACCTTCACCACGTCTTACAAGCTCAAGAGGCACCTGCAGTCGCATGACAAACTAAGGCCATTCGGCTGCCCGGTGGAGGGCTGTGGCAAGAGCTTCACCACCGTGTACAACCTCAAAGCACACATGAAGGGCCATGAGCAGGAGAACTCCTTCAAATGCGAGGTGTGCGAGGAGAGCTTCCCCACGCAGGCTAAGCTCAGCGCCCACCAGCGCAGCCACTTCGAGCCAGAGAGGCCCTACCAGTGTGCGTTTTCCGGCTGCAAGAAGACGTTTATTACCGTGAGTGCCCTGTTTTCTCATAACCGCGCCCATTTCAGGGAACAGGAACTCTTTGCCTGCTCTTTCCCTGGCTGCAGTAAACAGTATGACAAGGCTTGTAGACTGAAAATTCACCTGCGGAGCCACACAGGCGAGAGACCTTTCCTTTGTGACTTTGAGGGCTGTGGCTGGAACTTCACCAGCATGTCCAAACTCTTAAGGCACAAAAGGAAGCACGACGATGACCGCAGGTTCACGTGCCCTGTAGAAGGCTGTGGGAAATCTTTCACAAGGGCCGAGCATCTGAAAGGCCACAGCATAACCCACCTGGGCACAAAACCTTTCGTGTGTCCTGTGGAAGGCTGCTGTGCCAGGTTTTCCGCTCGTAGTAGTCTCTACATTCACTCCAAGAAACACCTGCAGGATGTGGAGACTTGGAAGAGTCGTTGCCCCGTCTCCACCTGTAATAAACTCTTCACATCCAAGCACAGCATGAAGACCCACATGGCCAAAAGGCACAACCTTGGCCAGGACCTCTTAGCTCAGCTAGAAGCTGCAAATTCTCTTACGCCCAGCAGTGAGCTTACCAGCCAGGGACACAATGATCTCAGCGATGCAGAGATAGTGTCTTTCTTCTCTGATGCACCTGGCAAGAGTTCTGCTGCAGTGCTGGACACAGCATTGGTCAATTCTGGAATCCTGACTATTGATGTGGCTTCTGTGAGCTCAACCCTGGCAGGGAATCTGCCTGCCAACAATAATAATTCCCCAGGGCAGGCTGTGGACCCTCGGGCCTTGATGGCCACCAGTGACCTTCCTCAGAGTCTGGATACCTCTCTCTTTTTTGGAACAACAGCTGCTGCTCTTCAGCAGAGCCCCTTAGATATGGATGATGTCTCCAGTGTAAGTGTGGGGCCACTGGGATCTCTGGGCTCTTTGGCAATGAAAAGCTCAAGTCCAGAGCCCCAGACTTTGACACCCAGCAATAAGTTAACGGTGGACACAGAAGCTCTGATTCCTTCAAGCACCCTTTGTGAAAACAGTGTTTCAGAACTACTGACACCAACCAAAGCGGATTGGAACGTACATCCTGACTCCGACTTCTTTGGACAGGAGGAAGAAACCCAGTTTGGATTCCCCAATCCAGCAGGAAACCATGGTCCTCAGAAGGAAACGGATCTTATCACAGTGACTGGCAGCCCATTTTTGGTATGA